One stretch of Halobaculum marinum DNA includes these proteins:
- a CDS encoding DHH family phosphoesterase — MDAPHRLHDLLAGANEINIVCHNNPDPDCLASAMALGRIAAAAGIDERRILYSGDISHQQNRAFVNLLDIDLVPFDPEIVVDRPGDTLLAFVDHSHPGENNDVPPGTPVDIVIDHHPTESIDARFVDHREGTGAAATILTEYVRSLDVPLDATLATALLFAIRRETLEFLRGVTRAEYEAAAFLHDDADRELLRKLSTPSVTGETLDTIATAISNRRIERSVLVSGVGRTGERDALPQAADYLATLEGVETAIVFGVVHDKIHLSARSPDARIHIGEVLRRAFSDVGSCGGHYDVAGGTIPLGIFGDESADEAGALDVVAAVVTARLVAALRIDDDE, encoded by the coding sequence ATGGACGCGCCCCACCGGCTCCACGACCTGCTCGCGGGGGCGAACGAGATCAACATCGTCTGCCACAACAACCCCGACCCGGACTGTCTGGCGAGCGCGATGGCGCTCGGCCGGATCGCCGCCGCCGCCGGCATCGACGAGCGGCGGATCCTCTACAGCGGCGACATCTCCCACCAGCAGAATCGCGCGTTCGTGAACCTGCTCGACATCGACCTCGTGCCGTTCGACCCGGAAATCGTCGTCGACAGGCCCGGAGACACGTTGCTCGCGTTCGTCGATCACTCACACCCCGGGGAGAACAACGACGTGCCGCCGGGCACGCCGGTCGACATCGTCATCGACCACCACCCTACGGAGTCGATCGACGCGCGGTTCGTCGACCACCGCGAGGGGACGGGCGCCGCGGCGACGATCCTGACGGAGTACGTCCGCAGCCTCGACGTCCCCCTCGACGCGACGCTCGCGACGGCGCTGTTGTTCGCGATCCGTCGCGAGACGCTGGAGTTTCTCCGCGGCGTGACACGTGCAGAGTACGAGGCCGCGGCGTTCCTCCACGACGACGCCGACCGAGAACTGCTCCGGAAGCTGTCCACGCCGTCGGTCACGGGGGAGACGCTCGACACCATCGCCACCGCCATCTCGAACCGACGGATCGAGCGCTCGGTGCTCGTCTCGGGTGTCGGTCGGACGGGCGAGCGCGACGCGCTCCCGCAGGCGGCCGACTACCTCGCCACGCTGGAGGGCGTCGAGACGGCCATCGTCTTCGGCGTCGTCCACGACAAGATCCACCTGAGCGCGCGCTCGCCGGACGCGCGGATCCACATCGGCGAGGTGCTCAGACGGGCGTTCAGCGACGTGGGGAGCTGTGGCGGTCACTACGACGTCGCCGGCGGCACGATTCCGCTCGGCATCTTCGGCGACGAGTCCGCCGACGAGGCGGGAGCGCTCGACGTGGTCGCGGCGGTCGTCACCGCTCGGCTGGTCGCCGCGCTCCGCATCGACGACGACGAGTGA
- a CDS encoding alpha/beta hydrolase, translated as MTDADPAADAAGDADTQAAPPTDSPPHLDDDLATVVADIEALGVPPWHALSVESARRIEDDLFGGDGDPDAALPGAATLDLAVDGPDGDDLPVRVYRPEETPAPTLVFFHGGGWCLGTLDSADDLARRLCRRVGAVVVSVDYRLAPEHPFPAPVDDAIRALEWTREHDAEFGGNGVVGVAGSSAGANLAAAASLATPEGNLPAVQTLLYPITDRAFTTDSYEANADGPLLTREDMRYFWQTYLRSDVDAANPYAAPLRAADLGHTAPAVVVTGECDPLRDDGAAFAARLDDAGVDVAHLDYEGMCHGFLSFADEVAAADAAFDDLAAATRERLAAADGE; from the coding sequence ATGACCGACGCCGACCCGGCCGCGGACGCCGCGGGCGACGCCGACACGCAGGCTGCGCCACCCACAGACTCTCCCCCCCACCTCGACGACGACCTGGCGACTGTCGTCGCCGACATCGAGGCGCTCGGGGTGCCCCCGTGGCACGCCCTCTCTGTCGAGAGCGCCCGCCGGATCGAAGACGACCTGTTCGGCGGCGACGGCGATCCGGACGCCGCGCTCCCGGGCGCCGCGACGCTCGACCTCGCCGTCGACGGCCCGGACGGCGACGACCTGCCGGTGCGGGTGTACCGGCCCGAGGAGACGCCGGCGCCGACGCTCGTGTTCTTCCACGGCGGCGGCTGGTGTCTCGGCACGCTCGACTCTGCAGACGACCTCGCGCGCCGCCTGTGCCGCCGGGTCGGCGCAGTCGTCGTCTCCGTCGACTACCGACTCGCGCCCGAACACCCGTTCCCCGCCCCCGTCGACGACGCGATCCGAGCGCTGGAGTGGACCCGCGAGCACGACGCCGAGTTCGGCGGCAACGGTGTCGTCGGGGTCGCCGGCTCCTCGGCTGGGGCGAACCTCGCGGCGGCGGCGTCGCTGGCGACGCCCGAGGGGAATCTCCCAGCGGTCCAGACGCTGCTGTACCCGATCACCGACCGGGCGTTCACCACGGACTCCTACGAGGCGAACGCCGACGGCCCGCTCCTCACTCGCGAGGACATGCGCTACTTCTGGCAGACGTACCTCCGGTCGGACGTGGACGCGGCCAACCCCTACGCCGCACCACTGCGCGCCGCCGACCTCGGGCACACCGCGCCCGCGGTCGTCGTCACCGGCGAGTGCGACCCGTTGCGCGACGACGGCGCCGCCTTCGCCGCCCGCCTCGACGACGCCGGCGTCGACGTGGCGCACCTCGACTACGAGGGGATGTGCCACGGCTTCCTGTCGTTCGCCGACGAGGTGGCCGCGGCCGACGCCGCGTTCGACGACCTCGCGGCGGCGACGCGCGAGCGGTTGGCGGCGGCCGACGGCGAGTGA
- a CDS encoding MFS transporter, with protein MPLSLSRVVGDDADVLADQDFRLLLLASLISPMGASVVSPVVETLAGPYGVPPAEVALLLSAFTAPGIVCIPLSGVLADRYGRKPVLAAGLALFGLAGVALTLTTDFRVALGLRLLQGVGYTGIGPILITATGDLFSGARESAAQGVRFTAVGASLTVFPLLSGVLVAVAWWFPFALYAAALPVAAAVWLLFDESADLGGGDDDASTDDDTSGVRALLSLATRPAVAATLVGRATPGFLWFAFLTYNSIVVVRLLGGTPGAAGALVAVASVTSAVATTQTGRITARFGRTAPTFASLVVGAVGLAGLALAPSVPAALLAGVPVGAGFSVALTLYRSAITGLASDDLRGGLVSLGESVGRVGSTGAPVAMGAVVTLLTDSLGYAGAVRGVSLAVAVGVVVVGGALLVVGDHGADDGREAGATASDD; from the coding sequence GTGCCGCTCTCGCTCAGTCGGGTCGTCGGCGACGACGCCGACGTGCTCGCCGACCAGGACTTCCGGCTGTTGCTACTGGCGTCGCTCATCTCGCCGATGGGCGCGTCGGTCGTCTCGCCGGTCGTCGAGACGCTCGCGGGGCCGTACGGCGTCCCGCCCGCCGAGGTCGCGCTCCTCCTGTCGGCGTTCACCGCACCCGGCATCGTCTGTATCCCGCTGTCTGGCGTCCTCGCCGACCGCTACGGGCGCAAGCCGGTGCTGGCCGCCGGCCTCGCGCTGTTCGGCCTCGCCGGCGTCGCGTTGACGCTGACGACCGACTTCCGGGTCGCACTCGGTCTCCGCCTCCTGCAGGGCGTCGGCTACACCGGCATCGGCCCGATCCTGATCACCGCGACTGGCGACCTGTTCTCGGGCGCTCGCGAGTCCGCCGCGCAGGGCGTCCGCTTCACCGCCGTCGGCGCGTCGCTCACCGTGTTCCCCCTGCTGTCTGGTGTGCTGGTCGCTGTGGCGTGGTGGTTCCCGTTCGCGCTCTACGCCGCCGCGCTCCCCGTCGCCGCCGCCGTCTGGCTTCTGTTCGACGAGTCCGCAGACCTCGGCGGCGGGGACGACGACGCGTCGACTGACGACGACACGAGCGGCGTCCGCGCCCTCCTGTCGCTCGCGACGCGCCCCGCGGTGGCCGCGACGCTGGTCGGACGGGCGACGCCGGGGTTCCTCTGGTTCGCCTTCCTCACCTACAACTCCATCGTCGTCGTGCGCCTGCTCGGCGGAACCCCCGGCGCGGCGGGCGCGCTCGTCGCCGTCGCCTCGGTCACGAGTGCCGTCGCGACGACCCAAACCGGGCGGATCACCGCTCGGTTCGGGCGGACCGCGCCGACGTTCGCCTCGCTCGTCGTCGGGGCGGTCGGGCTGGCGGGGCTCGCGCTGGCGCCATCCGTGCCGGCCGCACTCCTCGCAGGTGTCCCGGTCGGCGCGGGCTTCTCGGTCGCGCTCACGCTGTACCGCTCGGCGATCACTGGCCTCGCGAGCGACGACCTTCGCGGCGGCCTCGTCAGCCTCGGGGAGTCGGTCGGGCGCGTCGGGTCGACCGGCGCACCGGTCGCGATGGGGGCGGTCGTCACCCTCCTCACCGACTCGCTGGGCTACGCGGGCGCCGTCCGCGGTGTCTCGCTCGCGGTCGCCGTCGGCGTCGTCGTCGTCGGTGGCGCGCTGCTGGTCGTCGGCGACCACGGCGCCGACGACGGGCGAGAGGCGGGGGCGACCGCGAGCGACGACTGA